The Candidatus Izemoplasma sp. genome has a window encoding:
- a CDS encoding Cof-type HAD-IIB family hydrolase: MIKMVVADLDGTLLKSDLSISNQTIEAINQLRDKGIIFTIATGRPEQLVKEVVDNLNIDIPVIMYNGSVVGHPFQEERLFEKGLDQKTVKEIITYCEQEQITYMPYHRDMILSHPNSRLSFYQKRNQKLPKKQRAVFKDITSVEAIEKYIFHKILLIEYDHKRYDEITEKMQTYDGISVVASNVGFIDINPLGVSKGDGLKRLADYFNVSLDDIVVFGDQDNDVSILAAAGIGVAMENASKKAKKAADEITDSNDEDGVARWIIQHILKK; this comes from the coding sequence ATGATTAAGATGGTAGTGGCTGATTTAGATGGTACATTGTTAAAGTCCGACCTAAGTATTAGTAACCAAACAATTGAAGCTATCAATCAATTAAGAGACAAGGGGATTATTTTTACCATAGCGACGGGGCGTCCTGAACAATTAGTTAAAGAAGTCGTTGATAATTTAAATATCGACATTCCTGTCATCATGTATAATGGCAGTGTTGTGGGTCATCCGTTTCAAGAAGAAAGATTATTTGAAAAAGGACTCGATCAAAAAACGGTTAAAGAAATTATTACCTATTGTGAACAAGAACAGATTACATATATGCCATATCACCGCGACATGATTTTATCACATCCAAACTCGCGGCTTTCATTTTATCAAAAACGCAATCAAAAATTACCTAAAAAACAACGTGCCGTATTTAAAGATATTACGTCAGTTGAAGCAATTGAAAAATATATATTTCATAAAATATTATTAATCGAATATGATCACAAACGCTATGATGAGATTACTGAAAAAATGCAAACATATGATGGTATTTCAGTAGTCGCAAGCAATGTGGGGTTTATTGATATTAATCCCTTAGGCGTTAGTAAAGGTGATGGACTAAAGCGATTAGCTGATTATTTTAATGTGTCGCTTGACGACATTGTCGTGTTTGGTGACCAAGATAATGATGTGTCAATATTAGCGGCTGCCGGCATTGGTGTGGCAATGGAAAATGCTTCTAAAAAGGCCAAGAAAGCGGCGGACGAGATAACCGATTCAAATGATGAAGACGGTGTTGCACGTTGGATTATTCAGCATATTTTAAAAAAGTAA
- the ptsP gene encoding phosphoenolpyruvate--protein phosphotransferase: MKKLTGIGASDGIAIEKVFVLEDIDVTAEKQSITDPDAEKQRLKDALSLAESELEAIRDKTKKELDDEHAMIFDAHIQIVNDPEMANQVESKIDNDLVNAEYAYQEVANAFAEMFKAMDNDYMKERAADVVDVSRRVIAHLMDITLNDPSTIDEEVIVVANDLTPSDTAQLNKQYVKGFITNIGGRTSHSAIMARSLEIPAIVGTKNITEQVQDGDMVILDGLDGKVIISPSESDIKTYQAKAKEYAEKVKIWEQYTDKKSITEDKHHVEIAANIGSPDDITSVLNSGAEGIGLYRTEFLYMNSDELPTEEEQFVAYKKVLEAMGDKKVVIRTLDIGGDKQLDYLKLDDELNPFLGHRALRLCLAEKALFKTQLRALLRASKYGNLHIMFPMVATLDELRQAKAVLEEAKTESLADNNEVGEPKVGIMVEIPSVAILADKFAKEVDFFSIGTNDLIQYSFAAGRMNEKVSYLYQPYNPSLLRLIKMVIDASHDAGIWTGMCGEMAGDAVAAPILLGLGLDEFSMSASSVLRTRHLFSQLNYEKMQQEATKVLDFATNQEVKTYFEKIIKENTQ, encoded by the coding sequence ATGAAGAAACTAACGGGTATAGGCGCGAGTGATGGGATTGCCATCGAAAAGGTTTTTGTCTTAGAAGATATAGATGTGACCGCAGAAAAGCAATCCATTACAGATCCTGATGCAGAAAAGCAACGATTAAAAGATGCCTTGAGTCTTGCGGAAAGTGAACTAGAAGCGATTCGCGACAAAACCAAAAAGGAACTTGATGATGAACATGCGATGATTTTTGATGCCCATATTCAAATTGTTAATGATCCTGAAATGGCGAATCAAGTTGAATCAAAAATTGATAATGACTTGGTAAATGCAGAATATGCGTATCAAGAAGTAGCAAATGCTTTTGCAGAAATGTTTAAAGCGATGGATAATGATTACATGAAAGAAAGAGCGGCAGATGTCGTTGATGTCAGTCGTCGTGTTATTGCGCATTTAATGGATATCACATTAAATGATCCATCAACAATCGATGAAGAAGTCATAGTTGTTGCCAATGATTTAACACCAAGTGATACAGCTCAATTAAATAAACAATATGTAAAAGGGTTTATCACAAATATTGGTGGTCGCACGTCGCATAGTGCTATCATGGCAAGAAGTTTAGAAATCCCTGCGATTGTAGGGACGAAAAATATCACTGAACAAGTACAGGATGGAGACATGGTTATCTTAGATGGCCTTGATGGCAAAGTGATTATCAGCCCATCTGAAAGTGATATAAAAACGTATCAAGCCAAAGCCAAAGAGTATGCTGAAAAGGTTAAAATTTGGGAACAATATACTGATAAAAAAAGTATCACAGAAGATAAACATCATGTTGAAATCGCAGCTAATATAGGCTCTCCTGATGATATAACGAGTGTGTTAAATAGTGGGGCAGAAGGGATAGGCCTTTATCGTACTGAGTTTTTATATATGAATAGTGATGAATTACCTACTGAAGAAGAACAATTTGTCGCTTATAAAAAAGTCTTAGAAGCTATGGGAGATAAAAAAGTTGTAATTCGCACATTAGATATTGGTGGCGATAAACAACTGGATTATTTAAAATTAGATGATGAGCTAAATCCGTTTTTAGGTCACCGTGCATTGCGCTTGTGTTTAGCTGAAAAAGCATTATTTAAAACGCAATTACGGGCCCTTTTAAGAGCAAGTAAATACGGAAACTTACATATTATGTTCCCGATGGTTGCAACCCTTGATGAGTTGCGACAAGCAAAAGCTGTTTTAGAAGAAGCAAAAACTGAATCCTTAGCTGATAACAATGAAGTTGGAGAACCAAAAGTTGGTATTATGGTTGAAATTCCATCAGTTGCGATTTTGGCTGATAAATTTGCTAAAGAAGTTGATTTCTTTAGCATCGGAACGAATGACTTAATTCAGTATTCATTTGCTGCTGGCAGAATGAATGAAAAAGTAAGTTACTTGTATCAACCGTATAATCCATCACTATTACGTTTAATTAAAATGGTGATTGATGCTTCACATGACGCTGGTATTTGGACAGGTATGTGTGGTGAAATGGCGGGAGACGCTGTGGCGGCACCGATTTTATTAGGTCTAGGATTAGATGAGTTTTCAATGAGTGCATCGAGTGTATTAAGAACTCGTCATTTATTTAGCCAACTGAATTATGAAAAGATGCAACAAGAAGCCACAAAAGTACTCGATTTTGCAACGAATCAGGAAGTAAAAACATATTTTGAAAAAATAATAAAGGAGAACACACAATGA
- a CDS encoding HPr family phosphocarrier protein, whose amino-acid sequence MRREYKIVDEAGLHARPASLLVKEAAKFENDILIAFKEKKLTLKSIMAVMSLGVPKNSVIAIEVEGEDAEEVFNALEKVLVEQALI is encoded by the coding sequence ATGAGAAGAGAATACAAAATAGTGGATGAAGCCGGACTACATGCTCGCCCAGCGAGTTTGTTAGTTAAAGAAGCAGCAAAGTTTGAGAATGACATCCTTATTGCGTTTAAAGAAAAGAAATTAACGTTAAAATCCATTATGGCAGTCATGAGTTTAGGGGTTCCTAAAAACTCGGTTATTGCGATTGAAGTTGAGGGTGAAGATGCTGAAGAGGTATTTAATGCCCTTGAAAAAGTATTGGTAGAACAAGCGTTGATTTAA
- the lon gene encoding endopeptidase La yields MYERNVYTEGQLPSIAIRGVAPFPHTDMRIEVGRAVSKNALTEAENNHDGYVLLLVQEDPTHDTPTKDNVLEYGVVAKIGIKIKLPNKNYKVKFDPIIRAKVDEITQVNPFFMCTFKTMPTKQDDIDHELALVRMLTKQILDNSKQVLNNPKQAIEAIQKGVSSDKLCDLVASNLKVSESQKFKYLKTDSLNKRLTYLLEDVEKEKYMTDIENQINMTVKKNIDENQKEYYLREKMKAIQEELGDKVKKESDIEELKEQILAKKMPEHIEEKALYELQRYQSIPTSSGESGVIRTYLDFLLDLPWHEESVDETDIHKAEDALDKTHFGLEKVKERIIEYLAVKILTGKNPQTILCLVGPPGVGKTSLAQSIAKALGRKFVKQSLGGVKDESEIRGHRRTYLGALPGRILQGMKKAKVVNPVFLLDEVDKLGSDYKGDPSAALLEVLDPEQNANFSDHYLEDEYDLSHVLFIATANYLGNIPAPLRDRMEIIELSSYTELEKVNIAKIHLVEKQLSNHGLDKDKFEITDDAILEMIQSYTREAGVRQLDRIFGSLVRKAIKIILGDKKDKVVIEKDDLQEFLGKPKFKNSKAEKDDQVGVVTGLAYTQFGGDTLPVEVTYYKGKGNLVLTGKLGDVMKESAQAALSYVKSNAERLGIDMELFKDNDIHIHVPEGAVPKDGPSAGVTITTAIVSVLTNKKVDHFIGMTGEITLRGRVLPIGGLKEKSIAAHRSGLKTIMIPLDNKKDLEDIPDDVRKDLEIVPVEMIDEIITRALK; encoded by the coding sequence ATGTACGAAAGAAATGTTTACACCGAAGGCCAATTGCCAAGTATTGCGATACGGGGAGTCGCACCGTTTCCACATACTGATATGCGTATTGAAGTCGGCCGTGCAGTTAGTAAAAATGCATTAACAGAAGCCGAAAACAATCACGATGGGTATGTTCTTTTACTTGTGCAAGAAGATCCCACTCACGACACACCAACAAAAGACAATGTTTTAGAATATGGTGTCGTTGCTAAAATTGGAATTAAAATCAAATTACCTAATAAAAATTATAAAGTTAAATTCGACCCAATTATTCGTGCGAAAGTTGATGAGATTACACAAGTCAATCCATTCTTCATGTGTACATTCAAAACAATGCCAACAAAACAAGATGATATTGATCATGAGTTAGCGCTTGTTAGAATGTTAACCAAACAAATCCTTGACAATAGTAAACAGGTATTAAATAATCCTAAACAAGCTATTGAAGCTATTCAAAAAGGCGTATCAAGCGATAAATTATGTGATTTGGTCGCAAGTAACTTAAAGGTAAGTGAAAGTCAAAAGTTCAAATATTTGAAGACAGATTCGTTAAATAAACGCTTAACGTATTTATTAGAAGATGTCGAAAAAGAAAAATACATGACAGATATTGAGAATCAAATCAATATGACTGTCAAGAAAAACATTGATGAAAACCAAAAAGAGTATTATCTTCGTGAAAAGATGAAGGCCATCCAAGAAGAACTTGGAGACAAGGTGAAAAAAGAAAGCGACATCGAAGAACTAAAAGAGCAAATTTTAGCCAAAAAAATGCCTGAACATATTGAAGAAAAGGCGCTTTATGAATTACAACGCTATCAAAGCATACCAACATCTAGTGGAGAATCTGGTGTTATAAGAACATATTTAGATTTCTTACTTGATTTACCATGGCATGAAGAAAGTGTTGATGAAACGGATATCCATAAGGCAGAAGATGCCCTCGATAAAACCCACTTTGGTCTTGAAAAAGTCAAAGAACGGATCATTGAGTATTTGGCTGTAAAAATTTTAACAGGAAAAAATCCACAAACGATCCTATGTTTAGTTGGGCCACCAGGTGTTGGGAAAACATCTCTAGCCCAAAGTATTGCCAAAGCCTTAGGGCGTAAGTTTGTTAAACAATCCCTAGGTGGGGTTAAAGATGAATCAGAAATTCGTGGACACCGTAGAACGTACTTAGGGGCATTACCTGGGCGTATCTTACAAGGAATGAAAAAAGCTAAAGTCGTAAACCCTGTCTTCTTATTAGATGAGGTTGACAAATTAGGATCAGACTATAAAGGGGACCCGAGTGCGGCATTATTAGAGGTATTAGATCCTGAACAAAATGCGAATTTTAGTGATCATTACTTAGAAGACGAATACGACTTAAGTCATGTTCTCTTTATTGCAACGGCGAACTACTTAGGTAATATTCCTGCGCCATTACGTGATCGTATGGAAATTATTGAACTCTCTAGTTATACTGAATTAGAAAAAGTCAATATAGCCAAAATTCACTTAGTCGAGAAACAACTGAGTAATCATGGCTTAGATAAAGACAAATTTGAAATCACTGATGATGCGATCTTAGAAATGATTCAAAGTTATACAAGAGAAGCTGGCGTGAGACAACTTGATCGAATATTTGGATCACTTGTCCGTAAAGCTATTAAGATTATCTTAGGCGATAAAAAAGACAAAGTTGTCATTGAAAAAGATGATTTACAAGAGTTCTTAGGAAAACCTAAGTTTAAAAACTCAAAAGCAGAGAAAGATGATCAAGTCGGTGTTGTGACTGGGCTTGCTTATACCCAATTTGGTGGTGACACATTACCAGTTGAGGTAACTTACTACAAAGGTAAAGGCAACTTAGTGTTAACCGGTAAACTGGGTGATGTAATGAAAGAAAGTGCCCAAGCTGCGCTAAGTTATGTAAAATCTAACGCAGAAAGACTTGGCATTGATATGGAACTTTTTAAAGATAATGATATTCATATTCATGTACCTGAAGGAGCCGTACCAAAAGATGGACCAAGTGCGGGGGTAACCATTACTACAGCGATTGTCAGTGTCTTGACAAATAAAAAAGTTGATCACTTCATTGGCATGACCGGTGAAATCACATTACGAGGTCGTGTTTTACCAATTGGTGGTTTAAAAGAAAAATCAATTGCGGCACATCGCAGCGGATTAAAAACAATTATGATTCCATTAGACAATAAAAAAGACTTAGAAGACATTCCAGATGATGTCAGAAAAGACTTAGAAATTGTCCCTGTCGAAATGATTGATGAAATCATTACGCGTGCATTAAAATAA
- a CDS encoding M3 family oligoendopeptidase, whose product MKTWNLNDLYESFDSEAFQQDLATIEVEIKAMNEFAKAAFDSPDEAKEKLLTYIKQQESLQTYFRKAFAFCSLSISVDASNTEARKYMNTLQEHSSNTTYASTRFTKWLPTVKDLDTIIETTDELKDAKYYLERILTQAKHVLSDKEEAIIAKMRNTGSSAWSQLQGELTSTLKVPYDGKEITLSEVRNLSSDKDQTVRKNAYLAEQKAYPKIERSVAYAMNGVKGEVNTLSKLRGYNSPLAQAVEQSRMKQETLDALIAAMKEYLPVFQTYLKRKGALLGHDDKIPYYDLFAPLGKSSRTFTEEEAMTYIFKNFKTFSDDLEGLARRAWNEEWIDFTPRDGKRGGAFCSNLHPIKQSRILTNFTGSFSNVITLAHELGHAYHGDQIFKERPINSSYTMPVAETASTFCETIVKNAALEDAEKEEKIFILEQSIMGSTQVIVDIYSRFLFESKVFETRQETPLNSDMLKTMMLDAQKAAYGDALDEDFMHPYAWLNKPHYYIGGLSFYNFPYAFGLLFAKGIYAAYKEQGDAFVDKINMLLQKTGQKSVEDVARLVGLDVTDKDFWKTSLDVIKDEIDLFLELTK is encoded by the coding sequence ATGAAAACATGGAATTTGAATGACTTGTATGAATCATTTGATTCAGAAGCATTCCAACAAGATTTAGCAACCATTGAAGTCGAGATAAAGGCAATGAATGAATTTGCTAAAGCGGCCTTTGATTCGCCAGATGAGGCAAAGGAGAAACTCTTAACTTATATCAAACAACAAGAGAGTTTACAAACATACTTCCGTAAGGCATTTGCGTTTTGTTCACTCTCAATCAGTGTCGATGCGAGTAACACAGAAGCACGTAAGTACATGAATACTTTACAAGAACACTCAAGTAACACGACATACGCATCAACACGCTTCACTAAATGGTTACCAACGGTAAAAGACTTAGATACTATTATTGAGACGACCGATGAGCTAAAAGATGCAAAGTATTATTTAGAACGTATCTTAACCCAAGCAAAACATGTATTAAGCGATAAGGAAGAAGCCATTATTGCAAAGATGCGCAATACAGGATCATCAGCATGGTCACAGTTACAAGGGGAGTTAACATCGACTTTAAAAGTCCCTTATGATGGAAAAGAGATCACGTTAAGTGAAGTGAGAAACTTATCCAGTGACAAAGATCAAACCGTAAGAAAGAATGCTTACCTAGCTGAACAAAAAGCTTATCCTAAAATTGAACGTTCTGTTGCTTATGCGATGAATGGTGTAAAAGGGGAAGTTAATACATTATCAAAATTAAGAGGATATAACAGTCCATTAGCCCAAGCTGTTGAGCAATCACGGATGAAACAAGAAACATTAGATGCGTTGATTGCCGCAATGAAAGAATATTTACCGGTATTCCAGACTTATTTAAAACGCAAAGGGGCGTTACTCGGTCATGATGACAAGATACCATATTATGATTTATTCGCACCTCTAGGTAAAAGTTCACGCACCTTTACCGAAGAAGAAGCAATGACTTATATCTTTAAAAATTTTAAAACATTTAGTGATGACTTAGAAGGATTGGCTAGACGTGCTTGGAATGAGGAATGGATTGATTTCACCCCACGCGATGGAAAACGCGGTGGCGCATTTTGTTCAAACTTACATCCGATCAAACAATCACGTATTCTGACAAACTTCACCGGTAGCTTTAGTAATGTCATAACGTTAGCCCATGAACTTGGACATGCTTACCATGGAGATCAAATCTTTAAAGAACGCCCAATCAACTCAAGTTATACAATGCCTGTCGCAGAAACAGCATCAACATTCTGTGAAACGATTGTTAAGAATGCCGCGTTAGAAGATGCGGAAAAAGAGGAAAAAATCTTCATTTTAGAACAATCAATTATGGGATCAACCCAAGTTATTGTCGATATTTATTCACGGTTTTTATTCGAATCAAAAGTCTTTGAAACACGGCAAGAAACCCCATTAAATAGCGACATGTTAAAAACAATGATGCTAGACGCTCAAAAAGCTGCCTATGGCGATGCTTTGGATGAGGACTTTATGCATCCATATGCTTGGTTAAATAAACCACATTATTATATTGGCGGATTATCATTCTATAACTTCCCTTATGCATTCGGATTATTATTTGCAAAAGGCATTTATGCCGCATATAAAGAACAAGGCGATGCCTTTGTTGATAAAATTAACATGTTATTACAAAAAACAGGACAAAAATCTGTCGAAGATGTCGCACGTTTAGTTGGTCTTGATGTGACAGATAAAGATTTCTGGAAAACCAGTTTAGATGTCATTAAAGATGAAATAGATTTATTTTTAGAATTAACAAAATAA
- a CDS encoding DeoR/GlpR family DNA-binding transcription regulator, giving the protein MQKSKRMKAIKNYLQQHKDVQISELTDIIEASESTIRRDIKELAKEGFLVELYGSIVLNQQNDPDTLLNRRLGEQVAEKSVIGEKAAQKIKNNDFIYIDAGSTTYYMLRFIQAHNITIVTNGLNIAIEASRLNFSVYMVGGEVKYITTAIVGEQAIQSIQKYHFDKCFMGVNGYNDESYTTPEIREGSLKHEVIKHSNVTYVLADTSKYNKQTNYAFASRDEGHLINEG; this is encoded by the coding sequence ATGCAAAAAAGTAAACGAATGAAAGCTATTAAAAATTATCTTCAACAACATAAAGATGTTCAAATTAGTGAATTGACAGATATTATTGAAGCGAGTGAATCAACGATTAGACGAGATATAAAAGAGTTGGCTAAAGAAGGATTTTTGGTTGAACTTTACGGAAGTATTGTTTTAAATCAACAAAACGATCCTGATACTTTATTAAACCGACGTCTTGGCGAACAGGTAGCTGAGAAGTCAGTTATTGGTGAAAAAGCAGCCCAAAAAATTAAAAATAATGATTTTATCTATATTGATGCTGGATCAACTACCTATTATATGTTGCGGTTTATTCAAGCGCACAATATCACGATTGTTACGAACGGATTAAATATTGCCATTGAAGCGTCACGATTAAATTTCAGTGTTTATATGGTTGGTGGCGAAGTTAAATATATTACAACAGCTATAGTTGGTGAACAAGCAATACAATCAATTCAAAAATACCATTTTGATAAGTGTTTTATGGGTGTTAATGGTTATAATGATGAGAGCTATACGACACCAGAAATTCGAGAAGGTAGTCTCAAACACGAAGTGATAAAGCATAGTAATGTGACATATGTTCTAGCAGATACTTCGAAATATAATAAACAAACAAATTACGCATTTGCATCACGTGATGAAGGACATCTTATTAATGAAGGTTAG
- the pfkB gene encoding 1-phosphofructokinase gives MIYTCTLNPAIDYRIECDTFNLGTLNRSSFSKFTVGGKGINVSMVLKELDTKSVAIGYTGGFTGTYIKEYLIDELNIENHFIDIPSPTRINVKLLVDDEETEINQSGPIIGTEELKLLTDFIDTLNTDDILVCGGSQGRSKQNSYLEIAKQCHHKNIDFIIDSSGQSMLDVLAYHPLLVKPNIYELEEYFDVTLNTEDKIISYGKKLIDLGAKNVIVSRGEKGSLFINDNHIYRADLIIGDVKNTVGAGDSMVAGFVSAYTQRQNDKQAYQLAVASATATAFSYSLAKREDIDKYLNQVVVNEVKR, from the coding sequence ATGATTTATACATGCACACTGAACCCGGCAATTGATTATCGAATTGAATGTGATACGTTTAATCTTGGTACATTAAATAGATCATCATTCAGTAAATTTACTGTTGGGGGTAAGGGCATCAATGTATCAATGGTGTTAAAAGAACTTGATACAAAAAGCGTTGCGATTGGGTACACCGGGGGATTTACAGGTACTTACATCAAAGAATATTTAATCGACGAATTAAATATTGAAAATCATTTTATCGATATTCCTTCGCCAACACGAATTAATGTTAAGTTACTTGTTGATGATGAAGAAACTGAAATCAATCAAAGTGGTCCCATTATCGGTACTGAAGAACTCAAACTTTTAACCGATTTTATTGATACGTTAAACACCGATGATATATTAGTCTGTGGAGGATCGCAAGGACGTTCCAAGCAAAATAGTTACTTAGAGATTGCCAAACAATGTCATCATAAAAACATTGATTTTATCATTGATTCGTCAGGTCAATCAATGTTAGATGTACTCGCTTATCATCCCCTTCTTGTGAAACCAAATATCTATGAATTAGAAGAATATTTTGATGTGACCTTGAATACCGAAGATAAAATAATTAGTTATGGCAAGAAATTAATTGATTTAGGTGCAAAGAATGTTATTGTGTCGCGTGGTGAAAAAGGCTCACTGTTTATTAATGACAACCATATTTATCGCGCCGATTTAATCATTGGTGATGTAAAAAACACTGTTGGTGCAGGTGATAGTATGGTGGCTGGATTTGTCAGTGCTTATACGCAAAGACAAAACGATAAACAAGCCTATCAATTAGCTGTTGCTAGTGCAACAGCAACTGCTTTTAGCTATAGTTTAGCGAAGAGAGAAGATATAGATAAGTATTTAAACCAGGTTGTGGTTAATGAGGTGAAAAGATGA
- a CDS encoding fructose PTS transporter subunit IIA — MKIVDLITKDIITLELSSSTKQDVIQELAELLKSDDRISDLDKFVEEVNKREALGSTGVGYGVAIPHAKTKYVKRSSLVFGRTNEGFDYDSLDGKETDLFFMIAVPEGGENLHLRTLAKLSRGLMDETFREELRNAKTKEALIHTLSQIDKEEAK, encoded by the coding sequence ATGAAAATTGTAGATTTAATTACTAAAGACATCATTACACTTGAGTTATCATCTTCAACAAAACAAGATGTGATTCAAGAATTGGCAGAATTGTTAAAAAGCGATGACAGAATCAGTGATTTAGATAAGTTTGTTGAAGAAGTCAACAAACGTGAAGCCTTAGGAAGTACTGGTGTTGGCTATGGTGTCGCCATCCCCCATGCTAAAACCAAATACGTTAAACGTTCTAGTCTAGTGTTTGGTCGGACAAATGAAGGATTTGATTATGATAGCTTAGATGGCAAAGAGACTGATCTTTTCTTCATGATTGCTGTCCCAGAAGGGGGAGAAAATCTTCATTTAAGAACACTCGCAAAATTGTCACGCGGGTTAATGGATGAAACATTTAGAGAAGAATTACGTAACGCGAAAACAAAAGAAGCATTAATTCATACATTAAGTCAAATTGATAAGGAGGAAGCAAAATGA
- a CDS encoding PTS fructose transporter subunit IIB gives MKLIVGVTSCPTGIAHTYMAAESIEKAAKKAGAKAKVETNGSIGVENKLSDKDIEEAVAVIVAADARVKMKRFDGKPLIEVSVSEAIKNSKKLVEDALDGKFKTYEHK, from the coding sequence ATGAAATTAATTGTCGGTGTAACATCATGTCCAACAGGGATAGCACATACGTATATGGCTGCCGAAAGTATTGAAAAAGCAGCAAAAAAAGCTGGTGCAAAAGCAAAAGTTGAAACCAATGGTTCAATCGGTGTTGAAAACAAATTATCAGACAAAGACATTGAAGAAGCGGTAGCGGTGATTGTTGCCGCAGATGCACGTGTGAAAATGAAACGTTTTGATGGCAAACCGTTAATTGAAGTCAGTGTGTCAGAAGCAATAAAAAATAGTAAAAAACTTGTAGAAGACGCATTGGATGGCAAATTTAAAACTTACGAGCACAAATAA
- a CDS encoding fructose-specific PTS transporter subunit EIIC has translation MKSSNIYKHIMSGVSQMIPFVVAGGIMIALAFLLDAGNIGASDYGWGNSVAAWFGDTGKIAFGFMLPILAGFIAYSIADRPGFVPGFVGGALASNGGSGFLGALLIGFIAGYIVLGLKQLFKGLPTSFRGIQPVLLFPLFGTILAALAMLLVNLIVTPINEGLVDFLTGLEGTSAILVGLVAGGMMAVDMGGPINKAAYVVGVGTLAGGVSTTLMAAVMAGGMTPPLGIALATVLFKGKFNEQQIEAGKTNWVMGFSFITEGAIPFAAANPKAVLPSIIAGSALAGALVGLFGVASPAPHGGLFVVPVMSGWVWFIIALAAGTVLTAFLLKLLLPDAVELETEEE, from the coding sequence ATGAAAAGTTCTAATATTTACAAGCACATTATGAGTGGTGTATCACAAATGATCCCATTCGTTGTGGCTGGGGGGATTATGATTGCCCTAGCATTCTTGCTCGATGCAGGAAACATTGGGGCAAGTGATTATGGTTGGGGAAACAGTGTCGCTGCATGGTTTGGTGACACAGGTAAAATTGCATTCGGATTTATGCTACCAATTTTGGCAGGATTTATCGCATATTCGATTGCAGATCGTCCAGGATTTGTTCCCGGTTTTGTTGGTGGAGCATTAGCTAGTAACGGTGGCAGTGGTTTCTTAGGCGCATTACTTATTGGATTTATTGCAGGATATATCGTTCTTGGATTAAAACAGTTATTTAAGGGATTACCAACGTCTTTCCGTGGTATTCAACCAGTATTGTTATTCCCATTATTTGGGACAATACTTGCCGCACTTGCGATGTTACTTGTCAACTTAATTGTCACACCTATCAATGAAGGACTTGTTGATTTCTTAACAGGACTTGAAGGTACGAGTGCTATATTAGTTGGCCTTGTTGCTGGTGGAATGATGGCCGTTGACATGGGTGGACCAATTAACAAAGCAGCATATGTCGTTGGTGTTGGAACACTAGCAGGTGGCGTATCAACCACATTAATGGCTGCTGTTATGGCTGGGGGAATGACCCCACCACTTGGTATCGCTTTAGCAACTGTTTTATTCAAAGGTAAATTTAATGAACAACAAATTGAAGCTGGAAAAACCAACTGGGTAATGGGATTTAGTTTCATTACTGAAGGTGCCATTCCGTTTGCAGCAGCAAATCCGAAAGCTGTATTACCATCAATTATTGCTGGTAGTGCTTTAGCTGGTGCATTAGTTGGATTGTTTGGTGTTGCATCACCAGCACCACATGGTGGATTATTTGTTGTACCTGTCATGAGTGGTTGGGTATGGTTTATTATTGCCCTTGCTGCAGGAACCGTATTAACAGCATTCTTACTCAAACTCTTATTACCTGATGCAGTTGAATTAGAAACAGAAGAAGAATAA